The Desulfobulbaceae bacterium nucleotide sequence CCGCCAGATGTGCCGAGAACCTCACAGAAAAGGGCCTGTGGCTTTCACTAATCGGCAATGCTGACCAAGTCAGAAAAGAGGGCGGCCCGCCGCAACTCTCTGCCAGCCAGATCACCTCTGTAATCGAACCGCACTTTAAAATTTTACGTATCTCGGCCGCCCTTTTTGATTCTGAGCTTGATCCGCCGCCCCGGTGCTGGATTTGCCTGATGCAGAGACGCTAATCTAGCCATGCCTTTTTTTCTGTTTTTTTTCTTTTTCACCTACGGCCTATTCCACTGTTACTTCTATTGTAAACTGCGCGCCGCCTACCATTTCCCCAGATGGATTCATTTTTTTATCCTGCTTTTTCTTCTGCTCATGACATTTACCCCTGTTCTTATTCGCCTCAGCGAACGGGCAGGATTTGATGTTGTCTGTGTTCTTCTCGCCACCGCCGGTTTCAGCTGGATGGGATTTGTTTTTGAGTTTACCTGCCTCGGACTAGCGATTGATCTCTTCAGACTCACATCGGTATTGACGCAAAAAATAGTCTCCATACGACTGTTGCCGTCATTAAGGGGGAAAATGCAATTTTTACTGCCCGCCACGGGCGCACTGGTCTTATGCGCCTACGGTTTTATCGAGGCACGTGCAATTACGGTTAGGCACGTTCCCGTTACAACCAGCAAGCTGACCAATACAGACCGGACCATTAAGATCGTCCAGATATCCGATCTTCACCTGGGACTGACGTTCTCCAACAAACGTCTTCGTGCAATCGTCGATACAATAAATGCAGAGTCTCCAGACCTCGTCGTTGCCACAGGCGACATCGTTGAATCTCATGCCAGCGACATGGCCGCCTTAGTCAACACTTTGCAAATGATCAAGGCCCCGGCAGGGAAGTTTGCTGTTACTGGGAATCACGAATACTACACAGGTATTGTCAAATCGATAGATTTTCTGACGCAGGCAGGATTTACCGTCTTGGAAAACAGCAGAAAATCTGTTGAAGGCCTTGATATCGTGGGAGTAAACGACCCAACCTCACGCTATATGCAGGGCACTCTAAACTCGAACACAACGGCCAAGGCCTTCGACCAGGCTTCTTCAGAGAGATTCACACTTCTCTTAAAACATCGCCCGGTTGTCAGCGCAAAACAGCTCGGGCACTTCGATCTTCAGCTTTCCGGACATTCACATAAAGGCCAGCTCTTTCCTTTTAATTTTCTTGTGCAGTTACAACACCCTCTGCCACATAGCACCTTAATC carries:
- a CDS encoding metallophosphoesterase, with amino-acid sequence MTFTPVLIRLSERAGFDVVCVLLATAGFSWMGFVFEFTCLGLAIDLFRLTSVLTQKIVSIRLLPSLRGKMQFLLPATGALVLCAYGFIEARAITVRHVPVTTSKLTNTDRTIKIVQISDLHLGLTFSNKRLRAIVDTINAESPDLVVATGDIVESHASDMAALVNTLQMIKAPAGKFAVTGNHEYYTGIVKSIDFLTQAGFTVLENSRKSVEGLDIVGVNDPTSRYMQGTLNSNTTAKAFDQASSERFTLLLKHRPVVSAKQLGHFDLQLSGHSHKGQLFPFNFLVQLQHPLPHSTLIDTQPGLLYVNPGTGTWGPPFRILAPPEITVLTLSPAGQTSSAKAVNL